From the Sphingomonas suaedae genome, one window contains:
- the cyoB gene encoding cytochrome o ubiquinol oxidase subunit I, whose protein sequence is MSDPTAHPVPSVDPIFGRLSLDAIPIHEPILIVTFAVVAIGGLAMLALLTKYRLWGYLWKEWFTSVDHKKIGIMYMILGLVMFLRGFADAIMMRLQQAMAFGGSEGYLNAHHYDQIFTAHGVIMIFFVAMPFITGLMNYVVPLQIGARDVSFPFLNNFSFWMTTAGAVLCMISLFIGEFAQTGWLAYPPLSGIAYSPNVGVDYYIWSLQIAGVGTTLSGINLIVTILKLRAPGMGLMKMPVFTWTSLCANILIVASFPVLTAVLALLGLDRYAGTNFFTNDFGGSSMMYVNLIWIWGHPEVYILILPLFGVFSEVTSTFSGKRLFGYTSMVYATVVITILSYIVWLHHFFTMGSGASVNSFFGITTMVISIPTGAKLFNWLFTMYRGRIRFELPMMWTIAFMLTFVVGGMTGVLLAVPPADFVLHNSLFLIAHFHNVIIGGVLFGLFAAINYWWPKAFGFKLDKKWGLVSFWCWVVGFWLAFMPLYILGLMGVTRRMRVFDDPSLQIFFIIAGIGAAVIAVGIAAMLVQFAVSIWKREELKEESGDPWGGRTLEWATSSPPPEYNFAFTPRIHDLDAWYDMKSRNAGRPVEGYRDIHMPRSTGAGVILAGISLVMGFALVWHIWWLVIAAFVALLATAIIHTFNYDRDFHIPAATVAEVEDARTRQLAALGA, encoded by the coding sequence GTGTCCGATCCCACCGCGCATCCCGTCCCGTCGGTCGATCCGATCTTCGGCCGCCTGTCGCTCGACGCGATCCCGATTCACGAGCCGATCCTGATCGTCACCTTCGCGGTGGTCGCGATCGGCGGCCTCGCGATGCTCGCTCTGCTGACCAAATACCGCCTGTGGGGCTATCTGTGGAAGGAGTGGTTCACCAGTGTGGATCACAAGAAGATCGGGATCATGTACATGATCCTGGGCCTCGTCATGTTCCTGCGCGGCTTTGCCGATGCGATCATGATGCGGCTGCAACAGGCGATGGCGTTCGGCGGGTCGGAGGGGTATCTCAACGCCCATCACTACGACCAGATCTTCACCGCGCATGGCGTGATCATGATCTTCTTCGTGGCGATGCCGTTCATCACCGGCCTTATGAACTATGTCGTCCCGCTCCAGATCGGCGCGCGCGACGTCAGCTTCCCCTTCCTCAACAATTTCAGCTTCTGGATGACCACTGCGGGCGCGGTCCTGTGCATGATCTCGCTGTTCATCGGCGAGTTCGCGCAGACCGGCTGGCTCGCCTATCCGCCGCTGTCGGGGATCGCCTACAGCCCCAATGTCGGCGTCGATTATTATATCTGGTCGCTGCAGATCGCAGGCGTCGGGACGACCTTGTCCGGCATCAACCTGATCGTCACCATCCTCAAGCTGCGCGCGCCGGGCATGGGACTGATGAAGATGCCGGTCTTCACATGGACCTCGCTGTGCGCCAACATCCTGATCGTCGCCAGCTTCCCGGTGCTGACCGCCGTTCTCGCGCTGCTCGGGCTCGACCGCTATGCCGGCACCAACTTCTTCACGAACGACTTCGGCGGCTCGTCGATGATGTACGTGAACCTCATCTGGATCTGGGGTCATCCTGAGGTCTACATCCTGATCCTGCCGCTGTTCGGCGTGTTCAGCGAAGTCACCTCGACCTTCTCTGGCAAGCGGCTCTTCGGCTACACCTCGATGGTGTACGCGACGGTGGTCATCACCATCCTGAGCTACATCGTCTGGCTCCACCACTTCTTCACCATGGGGTCGGGTGCGAGTGTTAACAGCTTCTTCGGCATCACCACCATGGTGATCTCGATCCCGACGGGGGCGAAGCTCTTCAACTGGCTGTTCACCATGTATCGCGGCCGCATCCGGTTCGAACTGCCGATGATGTGGACCATCGCGTTCATGCTGACCTTCGTCGTCGGCGGGATGACCGGCGTGCTGCTCGCGGTGCCGCCTGCGGACTTCGTGCTGCACAATTCGCTGTTCCTGATCGCGCACTTCCACAACGTCATCATCGGTGGTGTGCTGTTCGGCCTGTTCGCGGCGATCAATTACTGGTGGCCCAAGGCGTTCGGGTTCAAGCTCGACAAGAAATGGGGCCTCGTCTCCTTCTGGTGCTGGGTGGTCGGCTTCTGGCTCGCCTTCATGCCGCTCTACATCCTCGGCCTGATGGGCGTGACGCGGCGGATGCGCGTGTTCGACGATCCCTCGCTGCAGATCTTCTTCATCATCGCCGGGATCGGCGCGGCGGTGATCGCGGTCGGCATCGCTGCGATGCTGGTCCAGTTCGCGGTGAGCATCTGGAAGCGCGAGGAACTCAAGGAGGAAAGCGGCGATCCCTGGGGTGGCCGCACGCTCGAATGGGCGACAAGCTCGCCCCCGCCCGAGTACAACTTCGCCTTCACCCCGCGCATCCACGACCTCGACGCCTGGTACGACATGAAGAGCCGCAATGCCGGTCGTCCGGTCGAGGGCTATCGCGATATCCATATGCCGCGTTCGACCGGGGCAGGGGTGATCCTCGCGGGGATCAGCCTGGTGATGGGCTTTGCGCTGGTGTGGCATATCTGGTGGCTGGTGATCGCGGCGTTCGTCGCGCTGCTCGCGACCGCGATCATCCATACCTTCAACTATGACCGCGACTTCCATATCCCGGCGGCGACCGTCGCCGAGGTGGAAGACGCCCGCACCCGCCAGCTCGCGGCGCTGGGAGCCTGA
- the cyoC gene encoding cytochrome o ubiquinol oxidase subunit III, translating to MTSATLTADDTPPVFYELDEHPHPEGHSTMLGFWIYLMSDCLIFAILFACYAVLGGNYAAGPGPKDLFDLKLIALNTAMLLFSSITYGFAMLSMQFGKVRATQGWLAVTGLFGLAFLGIELYEFAHLIHEGATPQRSAFLSAFFTLVGTHGLHVTFGLVWLVTLMVQLGRKGLIPANQRRVACLGMFWHFLDVIWIGVFTIVYLMGML from the coding sequence ATGACCAGCGCAACCCTGACCGCCGACGACACGCCGCCCGTCTTCTACGAGCTGGACGAGCATCCCCACCCCGAGGGGCACAGCACCATGCTGGGCTTCTGGATCTACCTGATGAGCGATTGCCTCATCTTCGCGATCCTGTTCGCTTGCTATGCCGTGCTCGGCGGCAATTACGCCGCGGGGCCGGGGCCGAAGGACCTGTTCGACCTCAAGCTGATCGCGCTCAACACCGCGATGCTGCTCTTCTCGTCGATCACCTATGGCTTTGCGATGCTGTCGATGCAGTTCGGCAAGGTCCGCGCGACGCAGGGCTGGCTGGCGGTCACCGGGCTGTTCGGCCTCGCCTTTCTCGGGATCGAGCTCTACGAATTCGCGCACCTGATCCATGAAGGCGCGACGCCGCAGCGCAGCGCCTTCCTCTCGGCCTTCTTCACCCTGGTCGGCACCCACGGCCTCCACGTCACCTTCGGCCTCGTCTGGCTGGTGACGCTGATGGTGCAGCTGGGGCGCAAGGGGCTGATCCCCGCCAACCAGCGCCGCGTCGCGTGCCTCGGCATGTTCTGGCACTTCCTCGACGTCATCTGGATCGGCGTCTTCACCATCGTCTATCTCATGGGAATGCTGTGA
- the cyoD gene encoding cytochrome o ubiquinol oxidase subunit IV, translated as MSDPHGPDGHHAVAELPHATLRDYVIGFVLSVILTAIPFWLVMAMPLSAGVTAAVIMGFAIVQIVVHMVFFLHMTPKAEGGWSLTSLVFTIIVIFIMLAGSLWVMHHLNTNMMPQHMEQQVP; from the coding sequence ATGAGCGACCCCCACGGTCCTGACGGCCATCACGCCGTCGCCGAGCTGCCGCACGCGACATTGCGCGATTATGTGATCGGTTTCGTCCTGTCGGTGATCCTCACCGCGATTCCCTTCTGGCTGGTGATGGCCATGCCGCTCAGCGCCGGGGTGACCGCTGCGGTGATCATGGGATTCGCCATCGTCCAGATCGTCGTCCACATGGTATTCTTCCTGCACATGACGCCCAAGGCGGAGGGCGGCTGGTCGCTGACCTCGCTGGTGTTCACGATCATCGTGATCTTCATCATGCTCGCCGGGTCGCTGTGGGTGATGCACCACCTCAACACCAACATGATGCCCCAGCATATGGAGCAGCAGGTTCCGTGA
- a CDS encoding SURF1 family protein — translation MKPRRAVLAALLLLLAAGFVALGIWQVERRAWKHALIDAVETRSIATPVAAPGPGAEPQAYRRVRATGRFLHDRETLVRAVSELGSGYWVITPLDTGAFTVLVNRGFVSQDRREAATRVAGNPAGEVTVTGLLRITEPGGGFLRSNDPANDQWYSRDVAAIAAARGLSNVAPYFIDADATPNPGGYPVGGLTVLRFPDNHLGYALTWFALALMSVAGAWLVLRNRSVPPNKEA, via the coding sequence GTGAAGCCGCGTCGCGCCGTCCTCGCGGCGCTGTTGCTGCTGCTCGCCGCCGGGTTCGTCGCGCTGGGCATCTGGCAGGTCGAGCGCCGGGCGTGGAAGCATGCGCTGATCGACGCGGTCGAAACGCGGAGTATCGCTACGCCGGTTGCGGCGCCGGGGCCGGGCGCCGAGCCGCAAGCCTATCGCCGGGTGCGTGCGACAGGCCGTTTCCTGCATGACCGCGAGACGCTGGTCCGCGCGGTGAGCGAATTGGGCAGCGGCTATTGGGTCATCACCCCGCTCGACACCGGCGCCTTCACCGTCCTCGTCAATCGCGGATTCGTGTCCCAAGATCGGCGTGAGGCGGCAACCCGCGTGGCAGGCAACCCGGCAGGGGAGGTGACCGTCACCGGCCTGCTCCGCATCACAGAGCCGGGCGGCGGCTTTTTGCGAAGCAACGATCCCGCGAACGACCAATGGTATTCACGCGATGTCGCCGCGATCGCCGCCGCGCGGGGCCTGTCGAACGTCGCGCCATACTTTATCGACGCCGATGCAACGCCCAATCCCGGCGGCTATCCGGTCGGCGGCCTCACCGTGCTGCGTTTCCCCGACAATCATCTCGGCTATGCGCTAACCTGGTTCGCGCTCGCCCTGATGTCGGTCGCGGGGGCATGGCTGGTGTTGCGCAATCGCAGCGTTCCGCCCAACAAGGAGGCGTGA
- a CDS encoding ATP-binding protein encodes MTRQIILPPAFQPADAGRRNMLLLTQLRWLAVGGQLATVAMVHFALGIDLPLLQLLMSTATLAALNIASHVLIASGTRFSDGALAAALLFDVVALTVQLSLSGGITNPFAALFLLHIVLGAVLLRPPYPWGIVVATLAALGLLAVDPTPLVLPANLPVSPATLYLTGGLVCFVLIAVLLVIFIGQISRNLRTHDAALAAVRQRAAEEDHIVRMGLLASGAAHELGTPLSLLSVAIGDWRAMPRLKGDAELQEELAEMDGAVQRCKAIVSGILLSAGEARGVAPQVTTMRAFLDDIVADYSASLVPGALRYDDCFGEDIAIVSDPALRQVIGTVIDNAAEVSPRAIAITARREGEALALEIADRGPGFAPEILDTFGQPYRSTKGRPGGGLGLFLLVNVLRKLGGEASAENRLDGGARVRILLPLAALAMEGRG; translated from the coding sequence GTGACCCGGCAGATCATCCTGCCGCCCGCCTTTCAACCGGCGGATGCGGGGCGGCGCAACATGCTGCTGCTCACCCAGCTGCGCTGGCTCGCGGTCGGCGGGCAGCTGGCGACCGTCGCCATGGTCCATTTCGCGCTCGGTATCGATCTGCCGTTGCTCCAGCTGTTGATGTCCACCGCGACGCTCGCCGCGCTCAACATCGCCAGCCATGTGCTGATCGCCAGCGGCACGCGGTTCAGCGATGGCGCGCTCGCCGCCGCCTTGTTGTTCGACGTGGTGGCGCTGACCGTGCAACTCAGCCTCTCGGGCGGCATCACCAATCCCTTCGCGGCGCTGTTCCTGCTTCACATCGTGCTCGGCGCAGTGCTGCTGCGCCCGCCCTATCCCTGGGGCATCGTCGTCGCGACGCTCGCCGCGCTCGGCCTGCTGGCGGTCGATCCGACCCCGCTCGTCCTCCCCGCCAACCTTCCGGTCAGCCCGGCGACGCTCTACCTCACCGGCGGCCTCGTCTGCTTCGTGCTGATCGCGGTGCTGCTGGTGATTTTCATCGGCCAGATCAGCCGCAATCTGCGCACCCATGACGCCGCACTCGCCGCCGTCCGTCAGCGCGCGGCGGAGGAGGACCATATCGTCCGCATGGGCCTGCTCGCATCGGGCGCCGCGCATGAGCTGGGAACGCCGCTGTCGCTGCTCTCGGTCGCGATCGGCGACTGGCGGGCGATGCCGCGCCTCAAGGGCGATGCCGAGCTTCAGGAGGAACTGGCCGAGATGGACGGCGCGGTGCAGCGCTGCAAGGCGATCGTCAGCGGCATATTGCTGTCCGCAGGCGAAGCGCGCGGCGTCGCACCACAGGTGACGACGATGCGCGCCTTTCTCGACGATATCGTCGCCGACTATAGCGCCAGCCTGGTGCCCGGCGCGCTACGCTATGACGACTGCTTCGGCGAGGACATCGCGATCGTATCCGATCCCGCGCTGCGCCAGGTGATCGGCACCGTCATCGACAATGCTGCCGAAGTCTCCCCGCGCGCGATCGCGATTACCGCGCGGCGCGAGGGGGAGGCGCTGGCGCTGGAGATCGCCGATCGTGGCCCCGGCTTCGCACCCGAAATCCTCGACACCTTCGGTCAGCCCTATCGCTCGACCAAGGGGCGGCCCGGCGGCGGGCTGGGCCTGTTCCTGCTCGTCAACGTGCTGCGCAAGCTGGGCGGGGAGGCGAGCGCGGAGAACCGGCTCGACGGCGGTGCGCGGGTGCGCATCCTCCTCCCGCTCGCCGCGCTGGCGATGGAGGGCAGGGGATGA
- a CDS encoding response regulator transcription factor, which translates to MSETRLLLIVEDDAAFARTLKRSFERRGYAVLWAANHEELAALLAEHRPDYAVVDLKLGGASGLACVQTLRTGDARMKIVVLTGFASIATAVEAIKLGANHYLAKPSNTDDIEAAFSRAEGDIDAPVDGRTSSIKTVEWEHIHQTLVETDFNISEAARRLGMHRRTLARKLEKRQLR; encoded by the coding sequence ATGAGCGAGACCCGCCTGCTGCTGATCGTCGAGGACGACGCCGCCTTCGCCCGCACGCTCAAACGCTCGTTCGAGCGGCGCGGCTATGCCGTGCTGTGGGCGGCGAACCATGAGGAGCTTGCCGCGCTGCTTGCCGAGCATCGCCCGGACTATGCGGTGGTCGACCTCAAGCTCGGCGGCGCATCGGGCCTCGCCTGCGTCCAGACGCTGCGCACGGGCGATGCCAGGATGAAGATCGTCGTCTTGACTGGGTTCGCCAGCATCGCCACGGCGGTGGAGGCGATCAAGCTCGGCGCCAACCATTACCTCGCCAAACCGTCCAATACCGACGATATCGAAGCCGCCTTCTCACGTGCCGAGGGTGATATCGACGCCCCCGTGGATGGCCGCACCTCGTCGATCAAGACCGTCGAGTGGGAGCATATCCACCAGACGCTGGTGGAAACCGACTTCAACATCTCCGAAGCCGCCCGCCGCCTCGGGATGCATCGTCGCACGCTGGCGCGGAAGCTGGAGAAGCGGCAACTGCGCTGA
- a CDS encoding HpcH/HpaI aldolase/citrate lyase family protein yields MRLRSLLFVPGDRPDRMEKALGTGADALILDLEDSVTPERKDAARAAVADFLARHHEGIARWVRINPLDSGMAQDDLAAARGADGIVLPKSATGADVAALDAMLGGVAARILPIATETPAAIFGLGSYIGCSPRLAGITWGAEDLPAAIGAQSSRETDGSYTPPYEMIRALTLFGAHAAGVAPIETVYPDFRDLDGLAAYCARAMRDGFAGMMAIHPAQVAVINAAFTPSEQAVAHARAVVAAFAANPGAGALQLDGKMIDAPHLKAARALLARAGEA; encoded by the coding sequence ATGCGACTGCGTTCCCTGTTGTTCGTCCCCGGCGACCGGCCCGACCGGATGGAAAAGGCGCTCGGCACCGGCGCCGACGCGCTGATCCTCGATCTCGAGGATTCGGTGACGCCCGAACGCAAGGACGCGGCGCGTGCGGCCGTCGCGGATTTCCTTGCCAGGCACCATGAGGGGATCGCCCGTTGGGTCCGCATCAACCCGCTCGATTCCGGCATGGCGCAGGACGATCTCGCTGCCGCACGCGGGGCGGACGGCATCGTTCTGCCCAAATCGGCGACCGGCGCCGATGTCGCCGCGCTCGACGCGATGCTTGGCGGGGTCGCCGCGCGCATCCTCCCGATCGCGACCGAAACGCCCGCCGCGATCTTTGGCCTGGGCAGCTATATCGGCTGTTCGCCGCGTCTCGCCGGTATCACCTGGGGCGCGGAGGACCTCCCCGCCGCAATCGGGGCGCAGTCGTCGCGCGAAACCGATGGCAGCTACACCCCGCCCTATGAGATGATCCGCGCGCTCACCCTGTTCGGCGCGCACGCCGCCGGGGTCGCGCCGATCGAGACGGTCTATCCCGATTTCCGCGATCTGGACGGGCTTGCCGCCTATTGCGCCCGCGCGATGCGCGATGGCTTTGCCGGCATGATGGCGATCCATCCGGCGCAGGTAGCGGTGATCAACGCAGCCTTCACCCCGTCCGAACAGGCCGTCGCTCATGCGCGCGCAGTGGTCGCCGCCTTCGCCGCCAACCCCGGCGCGGGCGCGCTGCAACTCGACGGCAAGATGATCGACGCGCCGCATCTCAAGGCGGCGCGCGCCCTGCTCGCCCGCGCGGGAGAGGCATGA
- a CDS encoding 8-amino-7-oxononanoate synthase yields MTPGFHREDLDRLEAAGRLRALTPRAGIDFASNDYLGLASDPRLRDAVTHALARGVSVGSGGSRLLRGNDPEIAALEADAAQMFGAEACLHFATGFAANVALLATLPQPGDVIVHDAMIHASMHDGLRLARAPSVAAGHNDAQAVDDAIRTWRADGGTGTPWIAFETLYSMDGDRAPVADLAAVAARHDAMLLVDEAHATGVWGANGRGLAEALEGAENVVALHTCGKALGCQGALVTGPRALIDFLINRARPFIFSTAPSPLLASAVRTALRIVRDEPERRTRLHALIAHAEAVLGPHGVTVTGTQVMPLMIGEDKATMARAAALQAGGFDVRGIRPPTVAPGTARLRIALTLNVTPDDIDALAEALA; encoded by the coding sequence ATGACGCCGGGCTTTCATCGCGAGGACTTGGACCGGCTGGAGGCGGCGGGGCGGCTCCGCGCGCTGACCCCGCGCGCGGGAATCGACTTCGCATCGAACGATTATCTCGGCCTCGCCAGCGACCCGCGACTGCGCGACGCGGTGACCCACGCGCTGGCACGCGGCGTTTCGGTCGGATCGGGTGGGTCGCGGCTGCTGCGCGGCAACGATCCCGAGATTGCGGCGCTGGAGGCCGACGCGGCGCAGATGTTCGGCGCGGAGGCGTGCCTCCATTTCGCCACCGGCTTCGCGGCCAATGTCGCGTTGCTGGCGACGCTCCCGCAGCCGGGGGACGTCATCGTCCATGACGCCATGATCCATGCCAGTATGCATGATGGCCTGCGCCTGGCCCGCGCGCCATCGGTCGCGGCGGGGCATAATGACGCGCAGGCGGTGGACGATGCGATCCGCACCTGGCGCGCGGACGGCGGCACGGGAACCCCCTGGATCGCGTTCGAGACGCTCTACTCGATGGATGGGGACCGCGCGCCGGTCGCCGATCTCGCGGCGGTCGCGGCGCGGCACGACGCCATGCTGCTGGTGGATGAAGCGCATGCCACCGGCGTCTGGGGAGCCAACGGTCGCGGGCTGGCCGAAGCGCTGGAGGGCGCGGAGAATGTCGTCGCGCTCCACACCTGCGGCAAGGCGCTGGGCTGTCAGGGCGCACTCGTCACCGGCCCGCGCGCGCTGATCGATTTCCTCATCAACCGCGCACGCCCCTTCATCTTCTCCACCGCGCCCTCGCCACTGCTCGCCAGCGCCGTCCGCACCGCGCTGCGCATCGTGCGGGACGAGCCCGAGCGCCGCACTCGCCTCCACGCGCTGATCGCCCATGCCGAAGCCGTGCTCGGCCCGCATGGCGTCACTGTGACTGGAACACAGGTCATGCCGCTGATGATCGGCGAGGACAAGGCAACGATGGCCCGCGCCGCCGCATTGCAGGCCGGTGGCTTCGACGTGCGCGGCATCCGCCCGCCCACCGTCGCCCCCGGCACCGCGCGGCTGCGCATCGCGCTGACGCTCAACGTGACGCCCGACGATATCGATGCGCTGGCGGAGGCACTCGCATGA
- a CDS encoding adenosylmethionine--8-amino-7-oxononanoate transaminase yields the protein MTSPVWHPFTQHGLGEPVPLVTRAEGAILQTADGRRVIDAISSWWVTTHGHCHPRILAAIRAQAEKLDQLIFAGWTHEPAETLARDLIAIMPPALTKVFFSDSGSTSVEVALKMALGHFANRGEDRSRIVVMAGSYHGDTIGGMSVGARGVFNKSYAPLLFDVDVIPFPEPGAEQATLDTLESLCRQRPAALIVEPLILGAGGMRIYPAAVLRMMREICAAHGVLFIADEVMTGWGRTGTLLACEQADVVPDLLCLSKGLTGGSLPLAVTLATDEIFASHLSEDRSRMFFHSSSYTANPIACAAAVANLAIWREEPVRERIADIARRQAELSVPLAEKVSNLRQIGTIVAMEVEQPEGSYLSALGPRLTAHFRERNVLLRPLGNTLYVMPPYCISDDDLARVYAVIGEAMEGM from the coding sequence ATGACCTCGCCCGTCTGGCATCCCTTCACCCAGCATGGCCTGGGCGAGCCGGTGCCGCTGGTGACGCGTGCCGAAGGTGCGATCCTCCAAACCGCCGATGGCCGCCGCGTGATCGACGCGATCTCGTCCTGGTGGGTGACGACGCACGGCCATTGCCATCCGCGCATCCTGGCGGCGATCCGCGCACAGGCGGAGAAGCTCGACCAGCTGATCTTCGCCGGCTGGACCCACGAACCCGCCGAAACGCTGGCGCGCGATCTCATCGCGATCATGCCGCCCGCGCTGACCAAAGTCTTTTTCTCCGACAGCGGATCGACCAGCGTCGAGGTCGCGCTCAAAATGGCGCTCGGCCATTTCGCCAATCGCGGTGAGGATCGCAGCCGCATCGTCGTGATGGCGGGCAGCTATCATGGGGACACGATCGGCGGCATGTCGGTCGGCGCGCGCGGCGTGTTCAACAAAAGCTATGCGCCACTGTTGTTCGATGTCGACGTCATCCCCTTTCCCGAACCGGGCGCGGAGCAGGCGACGCTCGACACGCTGGAATCCCTGTGCCGCCAGCGCCCCGCTGCGCTGATCGTCGAGCCGCTGATTTTGGGGGCTGGTGGGATGCGTATCTACCCGGCCGCCGTGCTGCGAATGATGCGCGAGATTTGCGCGGCGCATGGCGTTTTGTTCATCGCGGATGAGGTTATGACCGGCTGGGGCCGCACCGGCACGCTGCTGGCTTGCGAGCAGGCGGACGTGGTTCCGGACCTGTTGTGCCTGTCAAAGGGGCTGACCGGCGGCTCGCTTCCGCTCGCAGTGACCCTTGCGACCGACGAAATTTTCGCCTCGCACCTTTCCGAAGACCGGTCGCGTATGTTCTTCCATTCGTCCAGCTACACCGCCAACCCGATCGCCTGCGCGGCAGCGGTCGCCAATCTTGCGATCTGGCGTGAGGAGCCGGTGCGCGAGCGCATCGCGGATATCGCCCGGCGTCAGGCGGAGCTCAGCGTCCCGCTCGCCGAGAAGGTCAGCAATCTGAGGCAGATCGGAACCATCGTCGCGATGGAGGTCGAGCAACCGGAGGGTAGCTATCTCTCCGCCCTCGGCCCGCGCCTGACGGCGCATTTCCGCGAGCGCAACGTCCTGCTCCGCCCGCTCGGCAACACGCTCTATGTCATGCCGCCTTATTGCATCAGCGACGACGATCTCGCGCGCGTTTACGCGGTGATCGGGGAGGCGATGGAGGGGATGTAG
- a CDS encoding methyl-accepting chemotaxis protein gives MFLSDSSEPQPDAPSTRDWLSTTERTPPFLRQSDTLFTAIEMFQTNMELRLLPVVDPGHRTVGALFEKDVRRLLLNPFGHALMRNPAYGSGLAAHVRPCPTAEVDQDIGAVLDAYRAASGQEGMVLTHNGRLFAVVANRRIVSLAVERELAQARGRMHRSQRIEAASARFEGQVATLARTLADLSQRIGGNARATATRAGDTGDRATAVASAAAQTSFSMTGVAERGRILADAFAAINDDTARAKAAADNAVGLVGDGGMRMRELMASARSIDAVIALIGEIAGKVNLLALNATIEAARAGEAGRGFTVVANEVKALATQASHAAGRITAHVAEICSGIAQVADGHGEVERAIATMARLCDTVEHAVATQSETTRLIAMTVDETVSAGALIADDVAAIGGSAGSATQSAHEMSGLAERIHAEAGALDAAVQAFLTDLRAA, from the coding sequence ATGTTCCTGTCCGACAGTTCCGAGCCGCAGCCCGATGCGCCCAGTACCCGCGACTGGCTGTCGACGACCGAGCGCACCCCGCCCTTTTTGCGGCAGAGCGACACGCTGTTCACCGCGATCGAGATGTTCCAGACCAATATGGAATTGCGGCTGCTCCCGGTGGTCGATCCCGGGCATCGCACGGTGGGGGCGCTGTTCGAAAAGGATGTGCGCCGCCTGTTGCTCAACCCGTTCGGTCATGCGCTGATGCGCAACCCCGCTTATGGCAGCGGGCTGGCGGCGCATGTCCGCCCCTGTCCCACTGCCGAGGTGGATCAGGACATCGGCGCGGTACTGGACGCCTATCGCGCAGCCAGCGGCCAGGAAGGAATGGTGCTGACGCATAACGGGCGGCTGTTCGCCGTCGTCGCGAACCGGCGGATCGTGAGCCTGGCGGTCGAGCGCGAACTGGCCCAGGCGCGCGGCCGGATGCACCGGTCACAACGGATCGAAGCCGCCTCCGCCCGGTTCGAGGGACAGGTGGCGACGCTCGCGCGGACGCTGGCCGATTTGTCGCAGCGGATCGGCGGGAATGCGCGCGCCACCGCAACGCGCGCCGGAGACACGGGTGATCGCGCAACCGCCGTTGCCTCGGCCGCCGCACAGACCAGTTTCAGCATGACCGGCGTCGCCGAACGCGGCCGCATACTCGCCGATGCCTTTGCCGCGATCAACGACGATACCGCCCGCGCCAAGGCCGCCGCCGACAATGCGGTGGGGCTGGTCGGCGATGGGGGCATGCGGATGCGCGAATTGATGGCATCGGCGCGGTCGATCGACGCGGTGATCGCACTGATCGGCGAGATTGCGGGCAAGGTGAACCTGCTCGCGCTCAACGCGACGATCGAGGCGGCGCGCGCGGGCGAGGCCGGGCGCGGCTTTACCGTCGTCGCGAACGAGGTAAAGGCGCTCGCGACCCAGGCGAGCCACGCTGCGGGTCGCATCACCGCGCATGTCGCCGAAATCTGCTCCGGCATCGCCCAGGTCGCCGACGGCCATGGCGAGGTCGAGCGCGCGATCGCAACGATGGCTCGGCTGTGCGACACGGTCGAACATGCGGTCGCGACGCAGAGCGAGACGACGCGGCTGATCGCGATGACCGTGGACGAGACGGTGAGCGCGGGCGCGCTGATCGCGGACGATGTCGCGGCGATCGGCGGCAGCGCGGGTTCGGCGACACAGAGCGCGCACGAGATGAGCGGGCTGGCGGAACGGATTCATGCCGAGGCGGGGGCGCTGGACGCGGCGGTGCAAGCGTTCCTGACCGATCTGCGCGCGGCTTGA